A section of the Eriocheir sinensis breed Jianghai 21 chromosome 40, ASM2467909v1, whole genome shotgun sequence genome encodes:
- the LOC127009373 gene encoding uncharacterized protein LOC127009373 isoform X1 translates to MPSASRVGVNLRASAYLHQGDRKYMEDEFQVAYQRTHDKKDIEYAFFGIFDGHGGKEAAHFAKDNLMDNIVSLRAFWSDDDEDVLAAIKEGFLQTHMAMWKVLDQWPRTASGWPSTSGTTASVAFIRRQKIYIGHVGDSGIVLGYEEPGGEWHGEALTRDHKPESVVEKARITECGGKVINKSGVPRVVWNRPKSGHQGPVRRSTPMDEIPFLAVARSLGDLWSYNATNDQFVVSPEPDVCVMPIDISRHRCLIFGTDGLWNVLTPDAAVSVAHQAERNNEKHYLGVPNSCGKQRLWVNPSRSVVSGALGRYLKLNLRADNTSAVTVFLDPPGRPKREVLLQQKGMKKGSPVKPVTKAPEEVRSQDALVQVHMYNQNQASKQEGNRGVLRIKECRPQKWQTSPQDEMARQTITLPGYSDQAMTRLGCSEGGSDSAHSVPSTSADNTTDHNVESVDSRVVGTLPSDVRSPTPPFPDCVPSIIPVSETEERPQSKLENRPDSRTESRLEDNSENESPSTPESIPENTTDTRTDLRPLRDDIQIPVVSSSTISPANKPGVKVKGSSAVTTQEKGEGKRRTRSNIHQAGHVAESENMEQHPRPPNNNNEWTDQHGEEKAGTSSKSKNSKENTNVDSSNRVLKSVNRGTPESMGRSSSKSVITTKRKRNSDLETVPLGEPTSKSARVHTRSHTWSHKSMITRSQEKTHTTPTRTSATHKK, encoded by the exons ATGCCGAGTGCCAGCCGAGTGGGTGTCAACCTCCGAGCCTCAGCGTATTTACACCAAGGTGACAGGAAGTATATGGAAGATGAGTTCCAGGTGGCCTACCAGAGGACCCACGACAAGAAGGACATCGAGTACGCCTTCTTCGGAATCTTCGATGGACACGGCGGGAAAGAAGCAGCGCATTTTGCGAAGGATAACCTAATGGACAATATCGTGAGCCTCCGTGCGTTTTGGTCTGACGACGACGAGGATGTGTTGGCAGCCATCAAGGAAGGCTTCCTGCAGACACACATGGCGATGTGGAAAGTTCTCG ATCAGTGGCCCAGAACAGCATCTGGTTGGCCCAGCACCAGTGGTACAACTGCCAGTGTGGCCTTCATTCGCCGCCAGAAAATATACATTGGACATGTTGGGGACTCAGGGATAGTACTTGGCTACGAAGAACCAG GTGGTGAATGGCATGGGGAAGCACTTACCAGAGACCACAAACCTGAGAGTGTGGTGGAGAAGGCACGCATTACTGAATGTGGAGGCAAAGTTATCAACAAGTCTGGAGTACCACGAGTGGTTTGGAATAGACCTAAATCTGGGCACCAGGGTCCTGTGCGAAGATCTACTCCCATGGATGAGATTCCCTTTTTAGCTGTTGCTCGTTCCTTGG GAGACCTTTGGAGCTACAATGCCACCAATGACCAATTTGTGGTATCACCGGAGCCAGATGTGTGTGTGATGCCCATTGACATCAGTCGGCACCGGTGCCTTATCTTTGGCACAGATGGCTTGTGGAATGTACTGACACCGGATGCTGCAGTCAGTGTGGCACACCAAGCTGAGCGCAACAACGAAAAGCATTACCTTGGCGTGCCCAACTCCTGTGGGAAG CAACGTCTGTGGGTGAATCCTTCGCGGTCAGTGGTGTCGGGTGCTCTAGGACGTTACCTTAAATTAAACCTCCGTGCCGACAACACAAGTGCGGTGACCGTTTTTCTTGATCCACCAGGACGCCCCAAAAGAGAG GTTCTGCTGCagcagaagggaatgaaaaaaggatCTCCTGTTAAACCTGTCACTAAAGCACCTGAGGAAGTACGCAGTCAAGATGCCTTGGTTCAGGTTCACATGTACAATCAGAACCAGGCCAGCAAACAGGAGGGTAACAGAGGTGTTTTGCGTATAAAAGAGTGTCGCCCTCAGAAATGGCAAACCAGTCCCCAGGATGAGATGGCACGGCAAACTATTACCCTTCCAGGGTACAGTGATCAGGCCATGACCAGGTTAGGTTGTTCTGAGGGTGGAAGTGATAGTGCACATTCAGTTCCTAGCACTTCAGCAGACAACACCACAGATCATAATGTTGAGAGTGTTGACTCAAGGGTGGTTGGTACACTTCCAAGTGATGTGAGGTCACCAACACCACCTTTCCCTGATTGTGTACCCAGTATAATTCCAGTAAGTGAGACAGAGGAAAGACCCCAAAGCAAATTAGAAAACAGACCAGACAGTAGAACAGAAAGCAGATTAGAAGATAATTCAGAAAATGAGTCCCCAAGTACCCCAGAATCCATACCAGAAAATACAACCGACACAAGAACAGATTTGAGACCATTGCGAGATGACATCCAAATCCCAGTTGTATCTAGCAGTACTATTAGCCCAGCAAATAAACCAGGTGTTAAAGTTAAAGGAAGCTCAGCAGTGACTAcacaagagaagggagaaggcaaACGAAGAACACGGTCAAATATACATCAAGCTGGACATGTTGCTGAAAGTGAGAACATGGAGCAACACCCCAGGCCTCCCAATAACAACAATGAATGGACTGACCAACACGGGGAGGAGAAGGCTGGCACTAGCTCCAAAAGCAAAAATtctaaagaaaatacaaatgtgGATTCCTCTAATCGTGTTTTGAAATCTGTGAACAGAGGCACTCCCGAGTCCATGGGACGTTCCTCTTCGAAGAGTGTCATTACCACCAAACGCAAAAGAAATTCAGATTTGGAGACTGTGCCACTTGGGGAGCCCACATCAAAATCTGCCAGAGTCCATACTCGATCACACACCTGGAGCCATAAATCCATGATAACCAGAAGTCAAGAAAAGACACACACCACCCCAACCAGAACTTCAGCAACTCATAAAAAGTGA
- the LOC127009373 gene encoding uncharacterized protein LOC127009373 isoform X2: MTRECVSPDQWPRTASGWPSTSGTTASVAFIRRQKIYIGHVGDSGIVLGYEEPGGEWHGEALTRDHKPESVVEKARITECGGKVINKSGVPRVVWNRPKSGHQGPVRRSTPMDEIPFLAVARSLGDLWSYNATNDQFVVSPEPDVCVMPIDISRHRCLIFGTDGLWNVLTPDAAVSVAHQAERNNEKHYLGVPNSCGKQRLWVNPSRSVVSGALGRYLKLNLRADNTSAVTVFLDPPGRPKREVLLQQKGMKKGSPVKPVTKAPEEVRSQDALVQVHMYNQNQASKQEGNRGVLRIKECRPQKWQTSPQDEMARQTITLPGYSDQAMTRLGCSEGGSDSAHSVPSTSADNTTDHNVESVDSRVVGTLPSDVRSPTPPFPDCVPSIIPVSETEERPQSKLENRPDSRTESRLEDNSENESPSTPESIPENTTDTRTDLRPLRDDIQIPVVSSSTISPANKPGVKVKGSSAVTTQEKGEGKRRTRSNIHQAGHVAESENMEQHPRPPNNNNEWTDQHGEEKAGTSSKSKNSKENTNVDSSNRVLKSVNRGTPESMGRSSSKSVITTKRKRNSDLETVPLGEPTSKSARVHTRSHTWSHKSMITRSQEKTHTTPTRTSATHKK; encoded by the exons ATGACGCGGGAGTGCGTGTCTCCAG ATCAGTGGCCCAGAACAGCATCTGGTTGGCCCAGCACCAGTGGTACAACTGCCAGTGTGGCCTTCATTCGCCGCCAGAAAATATACATTGGACATGTTGGGGACTCAGGGATAGTACTTGGCTACGAAGAACCAG GTGGTGAATGGCATGGGGAAGCACTTACCAGAGACCACAAACCTGAGAGTGTGGTGGAGAAGGCACGCATTACTGAATGTGGAGGCAAAGTTATCAACAAGTCTGGAGTACCACGAGTGGTTTGGAATAGACCTAAATCTGGGCACCAGGGTCCTGTGCGAAGATCTACTCCCATGGATGAGATTCCCTTTTTAGCTGTTGCTCGTTCCTTGG GAGACCTTTGGAGCTACAATGCCACCAATGACCAATTTGTGGTATCACCGGAGCCAGATGTGTGTGTGATGCCCATTGACATCAGTCGGCACCGGTGCCTTATCTTTGGCACAGATGGCTTGTGGAATGTACTGACACCGGATGCTGCAGTCAGTGTGGCACACCAAGCTGAGCGCAACAACGAAAAGCATTACCTTGGCGTGCCCAACTCCTGTGGGAAG CAACGTCTGTGGGTGAATCCTTCGCGGTCAGTGGTGTCGGGTGCTCTAGGACGTTACCTTAAATTAAACCTCCGTGCCGACAACACAAGTGCGGTGACCGTTTTTCTTGATCCACCAGGACGCCCCAAAAGAGAG GTTCTGCTGCagcagaagggaatgaaaaaaggatCTCCTGTTAAACCTGTCACTAAAGCACCTGAGGAAGTACGCAGTCAAGATGCCTTGGTTCAGGTTCACATGTACAATCAGAACCAGGCCAGCAAACAGGAGGGTAACAGAGGTGTTTTGCGTATAAAAGAGTGTCGCCCTCAGAAATGGCAAACCAGTCCCCAGGATGAGATGGCACGGCAAACTATTACCCTTCCAGGGTACAGTGATCAGGCCATGACCAGGTTAGGTTGTTCTGAGGGTGGAAGTGATAGTGCACATTCAGTTCCTAGCACTTCAGCAGACAACACCACAGATCATAATGTTGAGAGTGTTGACTCAAGGGTGGTTGGTACACTTCCAAGTGATGTGAGGTCACCAACACCACCTTTCCCTGATTGTGTACCCAGTATAATTCCAGTAAGTGAGACAGAGGAAAGACCCCAAAGCAAATTAGAAAACAGACCAGACAGTAGAACAGAAAGCAGATTAGAAGATAATTCAGAAAATGAGTCCCCAAGTACCCCAGAATCCATACCAGAAAATACAACCGACACAAGAACAGATTTGAGACCATTGCGAGATGACATCCAAATCCCAGTTGTATCTAGCAGTACTATTAGCCCAGCAAATAAACCAGGTGTTAAAGTTAAAGGAAGCTCAGCAGTGACTAcacaagagaagggagaaggcaaACGAAGAACACGGTCAAATATACATCAAGCTGGACATGTTGCTGAAAGTGAGAACATGGAGCAACACCCCAGGCCTCCCAATAACAACAATGAATGGACTGACCAACACGGGGAGGAGAAGGCTGGCACTAGCTCCAAAAGCAAAAATtctaaagaaaatacaaatgtgGATTCCTCTAATCGTGTTTTGAAATCTGTGAACAGAGGCACTCCCGAGTCCATGGGACGTTCCTCTTCGAAGAGTGTCATTACCACCAAACGCAAAAGAAATTCAGATTTGGAGACTGTGCCACTTGGGGAGCCCACATCAAAATCTGCCAGAGTCCATACTCGATCACACACCTGGAGCCATAAATCCATGATAACCAGAAGTCAAGAAAAGACACACACCACCCCAACCAGAACTTCAGCAACTCATAAAAAGTGA